One genomic window of Salvia miltiorrhiza cultivar Shanhuang (shh) chromosome 4, IMPLAD_Smil_shh, whole genome shotgun sequence includes the following:
- the LOC131020348 gene encoding expansin-A23-like has product MHVLCFKMQIGSSSVVTILEGHGWDLARATFYGPPDANDGMGGACGYTNVFQQGYGQETTALSTALFNDGAACGACFEIVCVNAPQACKKGVIRVTATNFCPPDYSKTQDLWCNPPQKHFDLAQPMFLKIAEYRAGVVPVAYRRVKCGKRGGIKFVMGGNNYWTLVLVYNVGGVGDVKSMRVRSSGSDWTWMSRNWGQNWQLTQSLLGKTLSFEVTTSDGSVMQEIDVVPSSWGFGMTFEGKYNFH; this is encoded by the exons atgcatgtgttatgctttaaaatgcaaattggatcttcaagtgtggt TACTATCTTAGAAGGGCATGGATGGGATCTCGCTCGCGCAACCTTCTACGGCCCACCCGATGCCAATGATGGAATGG GAGGAGCATGTGGATACACAAACGTGTTCCAGCAAGGGTACGGCCAAGAGACGACGGCTCTAAGCACCGCCCTGTTCAACGACGGGGCCGCGTGCGGAGCATGCTTCGAGATCGTGTGCGTGAACGCTCCGCAGGCGTGCAAGAAGGGCGTGATTCGCGTGACGGCGACCAACTTCTGCCCGCCCGACTACAGCAAGACACAGGATCTGTGGTGCAACCCACCTCAGAAACATTTCGACCTAGCACAGCCCATGTTCCTCAAGATCGCCGAGTACAGGGCCGGCGTGGTGCCCGTCGCCTACAGGCGGGTCAAGTGCGGCAAGAGGGGCGGAATCAAATTCGTAATGGGCGGGAACAATTACTGGACGCTCGTCCTCGTCTACAACGTCGGAGGCGTGGGCGACGTCAAATCCATGAGGGTGAGAAGCTCCGGCTCCGACTGGACTTGGATGAGCCGCAACTGGGGCCAGAATTGGCAGCTCACCCAGAGCCTGCTGGGGAAGACTCTGTCTTTTGAGGTCACCACTAGTGATGGGTCTGTGATGCAGGAAATCGACGTGGTTCCAAGCAGTTGGGGATTTGGGATGACTTTTGAGGGCAAGTATAATTTCCATTAG